In one window of Tellurirhabdus rosea DNA:
- a CDS encoding DMT family transporter, with protein MSNQLLYILLAVGAGAMIPFQSAMNTQLGKSLQSPYFSALTVFVVAAVGLGIYNAVTQQALPATSRFAEAPGWSYVGGVLGGAYILLIVICAPRLGIGNVTLMVLLGQVLAALLIDQFGLLNAPVHVITWQRLAGVLLVVAGVYIVRTY; from the coding sequence ATGAGTAACCAGTTACTGTATATCCTGCTGGCAGTAGGAGCCGGCGCCATGATTCCTTTCCAGAGCGCCATGAACACCCAGTTGGGTAAAAGTTTGCAAAGCCCGTATTTTTCGGCCCTGACCGTGTTTGTGGTGGCCGCCGTGGGTCTCGGGATTTACAACGCAGTAACGCAGCAGGCATTACCGGCTACTTCCCGGTTTGCGGAGGCGCCCGGCTGGAGTTATGTGGGCGGGGTATTGGGCGGAGCGTACATTCTCCTGATTGTCATCTGCGCGCCCCGGTTAGGAATTGGAAACGTAACCCTGATGGTTTTACTCGGGCAGGTGCTGGCGGCCCTGCTGATCGATCAGTTCGGATTACTCAACGCCCCGGTCCACGTCATCACCTGGCAACGACTGGCCGGGGTTCTGCTGGTGGTGGCCGGTGTCTATATCGTTCGGACGTACTAG
- a CDS encoding ATP-dependent nuclease, which produces MFLSRLLIQNFRSIENLDIKLQKGRNVIVGRNNAGKSNIVKAIDLLLGEYSPTYNRSENITESDFFCGDKSKRIFIWCEITRETNELGQLENIDFSEVKNTAFYNVSKKDTSELANVNTNTFTESTINKLFYFCSEEGQTKIDNNEFKKRWIGGKSYCKGTYESEFLNSQFFAIAFIGFYSEEGKLNRELVFLYKEKKEDNWILAFNCSLRTTLIQSAIIPAFRDPKDQLRITSYSWYGKLLKAYISPNNSQLESAFEIVKNASKNVFQNLESQIVNKSIDVAFPNTSISFLLNPDSKQDVYKNALIYVNDGFSSELKDKGAGIQSAVLIGLFDFYIRNVAHSGNSLLAIEEPELYLHPHGRRVISDRLNSFIGDGSNQVILTTHSPEFITSVYDNQNIISVKKAGVSTVGTNIYFNDSKKKQILVKKQNAEMFFADAVILTEGAEKYFIEEAAKEIGSNTTIVNTDGSEIILGRNWLNNYNVSIINTGGKGELYKYKAILDELGIANITTSDFDFLRDGLNEFFKNLQFNQTYHNSLNAIKSKIISIYGSGKYKSISQLANDPLIEEVKKFILELRAANIFIFSGELEDFYTVAPFSKKEAGVIETIGKIISTGNPLSSYLNIEEYTEMLSMFLKKILKINIK; this is translated from the coding sequence ATGTTCTTATCAAGGTTACTCATACAAAATTTTCGCTCAATTGAAAATTTAGATATCAAACTACAAAAAGGTAGAAATGTAATAGTTGGTAGAAACAATGCTGGAAAAAGCAATATCGTCAAAGCTATAGATCTACTGTTGGGAGAGTACTCGCCCACTTACAATAGGTCAGAAAATATTACTGAATCAGATTTTTTCTGTGGCGATAAAAGTAAAAGAATTTTTATATGGTGTGAGATAACACGAGAGACAAACGAATTAGGCCAATTAGAGAATATAGATTTTAGTGAAGTAAAAAATACCGCTTTTTATAATGTTTCTAAGAAAGACACATCAGAGCTTGCTAACGTTAATACAAATACTTTTACAGAATCAACAATAAACAAATTATTTTATTTCTGCTCTGAAGAAGGGCAAACAAAAATAGATAACAATGAATTTAAGAAAAGATGGATAGGCGGAAAATCATATTGTAAGGGCACTTATGAATCAGAATTTCTCAATTCACAATTCTTTGCAATCGCTTTTATTGGCTTCTATTCAGAAGAAGGCAAACTTAATAGAGAGTTAGTTTTCTTATATAAAGAAAAAAAAGAAGATAATTGGATACTAGCCTTTAACTGTAGCCTACGAACAACTCTTATACAGAGTGCTATAATACCGGCGTTTCGAGACCCTAAAGATCAACTTAGAATCACATCATACTCTTGGTATGGTAAATTATTAAAAGCTTATATAAGTCCAAACAATTCACAACTTGAGTCTGCTTTTGAAATAGTTAAGAACGCGTCAAAAAATGTATTTCAAAACTTAGAAAGTCAAATAGTTAATAAGTCTATAGATGTAGCATTCCCTAACACTAGTATTTCTTTTCTATTAAATCCTGATAGTAAGCAAGATGTTTACAAAAATGCTTTAATCTATGTTAATGACGGATTCAGCAGTGAGTTGAAAGATAAAGGTGCTGGCATTCAAAGCGCTGTTTTGATTGGTCTTTTTGATTTCTATATTCGAAATGTAGCGCATAGCGGAAATTCATTACTTGCGATTGAAGAGCCTGAATTATACTTACATCCGCACGGTCGAAGGGTAATCTCAGACCGTCTTAATAGTTTTATTGGAGATGGTTCCAATCAAGTAATTTTAACGACTCACTCGCCTGAGTTTATAACATCCGTTTACGATAATCAAAATATCATTTCTGTCAAAAAAGCTGGTGTGTCCACAGTTGGAACTAATATATATTTTAATGATTCAAAGAAAAAGCAAATTTTAGTAAAGAAGCAAAACGCAGAAATGTTTTTTGCAGATGCCGTTATTTTAACTGAAGGAGCTGAAAAATATTTTATAGAAGAAGCGGCAAAGGAAATAGGTAGCAATACTACAATTGTCAATACAGATGGCTCAGAAATTATTTTAGGGAGGAATTGGCTTAACAACTATAATGTATCAATTATAAACACAGGGGGTAAAGGGGAATTATATAAATACAAAGCAATACTTGATGAATTAGGAATTGCAAATATTACAACTTCAGATTTTGATTTTTTAAGGGATGGACTAAATGAATTTTTTAAAAACCTTCAATTTAATCAAACTTATCATAATTCATTAAACGCTATAAAATCAAAAATTATTTCCATTTATGGTTCCGGAAAATATAAGAGCATTTCTCAATTAGCAAATGATCCATTAATTGAAGAAGTTAAAAAGTTTATTTTGGAGCTACGAGCTGCAAACATATTTATTTTCTCAGGCGAATTGGAAGACTTTTATACAGTCGCACCTTTTTCAAAGAAGGAGGCTGGCGTAATTGAAACAATTGGTAAGATAATCAGTACAGGCAATCCATTGAGTAGCTACTTAAATATAGAAGAGTATACAGAAATGCTTTCAATGTTCTTAAAGAAAATATTGAAAATAAATATCAAATAG
- the rsmG gene encoding 16S rRNA (guanine(527)-N(7))-methyltransferase RsmG, translating to MSTTVDINRIKHYFPRLTDRQIEQLTALGDLYREWNAQINVISRQDIDALYEKHVLHSLAIAKIIQFKPGTEILDVGTGGGFPGIPLAILFPLVDFHLVDSIGKKIKVVTEVASALGLTNVRAEQVRVEHLSSTYDFVVSRAVTRLKPFMGWVRYKIHKNGNNDLPNGVLYLKGGELDEELSEIKDRYRLYDLSDYFEEPFFETKKVVYVPKK from the coding sequence ATGAGTACCACTGTAGATATAAACCGAATCAAGCATTATTTCCCCCGCCTGACCGACCGGCAGATCGAGCAGCTGACGGCGCTGGGCGATCTGTACCGGGAATGGAACGCGCAGATCAACGTCATCTCGCGTCAGGACATCGACGCGCTGTACGAGAAGCACGTGCTGCACTCGCTGGCGATTGCCAAAATCATCCAGTTCAAGCCGGGCACCGAAATTCTGGACGTCGGCACGGGCGGCGGTTTTCCGGGCATTCCGCTGGCCATTCTGTTTCCGCTGGTCGATTTCCACCTGGTGGACAGCATCGGCAAAAAGATCAAAGTCGTGACCGAAGTGGCTTCGGCGCTGGGCCTGACCAACGTGCGGGCCGAGCAGGTCCGGGTGGAGCACCTGAGCAGCACCTACGATTTTGTGGTGAGCCGGGCCGTTACGCGCCTGAAGCCGTTTATGGGCTGGGTGCGGTACAAGATTCACAAAAATGGCAACAACGACCTGCCCAACGGGGTTCTGTACCTGAAAGGCGGCGAACTGGACGAAGAGCTGTCCGAGATCAAGGACCGTTACCGGCTCTACGACCTTTCGGATTACTTTGAGGAGCCGTTTTTCGAAACCAAGAAAGTTGTATATGTTCCGAAGAAGTGA
- a CDS encoding glycosyltransferase, with protein MTSLLLAVFLLLAGIQLLYILFIFSRTAFYQDPVSLPDEPSVGAYTPGVSIIVCAWNELANLQELIPLLDAQQYPAFEIIVMNDRSGDGTRDWLEEVAGQFPRLRFFHIDREHEHVTPKKYALTIGIRKAVYDTVLLTDADCRPASDRWLAGMAAHLADPVKEIVLGFSPYERRRGWLNRIIRYETLYTAVQYFSLALTGNPYMGVGRNLMYRRDLFLANRGFYSHMRVLGGDDDLFLNEVATSRNVAVSLYPETFTESKPKETWETWRRQKRRHLSVGRYYRTRNKAWLGLLSLTHVLTWVLTPAIVGLALPDLLRTGWPAMLYERETGLWLIGLGAILLRLLAFWLVVGRISWRLGRTVHWVGIPVMDVVLAGFFAGAGLKTLFSRRKNKLMWR; from the coding sequence GTGACTTCACTCCTTCTGGCTGTCTTTCTGCTACTGGCTGGCATTCAGCTACTTTACATTCTTTTTATTTTTTCCCGGACGGCCTTTTACCAGGACCCGGTTTCGCTGCCGGATGAACCTTCGGTAGGCGCTTACACGCCGGGCGTTTCCATCATTGTCTGCGCCTGGAACGAACTGGCCAACCTGCAGGAACTCATTCCGCTGCTGGATGCCCAGCAGTACCCGGCCTTCGAAATCATTGTCATGAACGATCGTTCTGGCGACGGCACCCGCGACTGGCTGGAAGAAGTGGCGGGCCAGTTTCCGCGGCTGCGGTTCTTCCACATCGACCGCGAACACGAGCACGTGACGCCCAAGAAATACGCCCTGACCATCGGCATCCGGAAGGCCGTGTACGACACCGTGCTGCTCACCGACGCCGACTGCCGCCCGGCTTCGGACCGCTGGCTGGCGGGCATGGCGGCGCACCTGGCCGACCCGGTGAAGGAAATCGTCCTCGGCTTTTCGCCCTACGAACGGCGGCGCGGCTGGCTCAACCGGATTATTCGCTACGAAACACTGTACACGGCGGTTCAGTACTTTTCGCTCGCCCTGACGGGAAATCCGTACATGGGGGTAGGGCGCAACCTGATGTATCGCCGCGACCTTTTTCTGGCCAACCGGGGTTTTTACAGCCACATGCGGGTGCTGGGCGGCGACGACGACCTGTTTCTGAACGAGGTGGCTACCTCCCGGAACGTGGCCGTCAGCCTTTACCCCGAAACCTTCACGGAATCGAAACCGAAAGAAACCTGGGAAACGTGGCGGCGGCAGAAGCGGCGGCATCTGTCGGTGGGCCGGTATTACCGGACCCGAAACAAAGCGTGGCTCGGCCTGTTATCGCTCACGCACGTACTGACGTGGGTGCTGACTCCGGCCATTGTGGGTCTGGCCCTTCCGGACCTGCTCCGGACCGGCTGGCCCGCAATGCTGTACGAACGGGAAACCGGGCTCTGGCTGATCGGCCTCGGTGCCATTCTGCTGCGTTTGCTGGCGTTCTGGCTGGTCGTCGGGCGGATTAGCTGGCGGCTGGGGCGTACGGTTCACTGGGTCGGCATTCCGGTCATGGATGTCGTTCTGGCCGGGTTTTTCGCCGGGGCGGGCCTAAAAACGTTATTTTCGCGGCGTAAAAACAAGCTGATGTGGCGATGA
- the tgt gene encoding tRNA guanosine(34) transglycosylase Tgt has protein sequence MTFSIETTDPGSKARIGLLTTDHGPVQTPIFMPVGTAGTVKAVHQRELVQDVNAEIILGNTYHLYLRPGLDILERAGGLHAFNGWQRPILTDSGGYQVYSLSNTRKIKEEGVTFKSHIDGSKHIFTPEGVMDIQRTIGADIIMAFDECTPYPCEYGYARESMEMTHRWLRRCIDRFDGTPPKYGYQQTLFPIVQGSTYKDLRIQSAEFIASQEREGNAIGGLAVGEPAEEMYRTIEVVNAILPLDKPRYLMGVGTPENILEGIARGVDMFDCVMPTRNARHGILFTTQGIINIKNEKWKDDFSPIDPGLEGYASSFYTKAYVRHLFKAEELLSGQVASLQNLTFYLWLVRQAREHIRAGTFVNWKNSLIPTLMQRL, from the coding sequence ATGACATTCAGCATAGAAACGACCGATCCGGGTTCCAAAGCCCGCATCGGGTTACTGACGACCGACCACGGACCGGTTCAGACGCCCATTTTCATGCCCGTCGGGACGGCCGGGACGGTGAAAGCGGTACACCAGCGCGAACTCGTGCAGGACGTGAACGCGGAAATTATTCTGGGAAACACCTACCACCTGTACCTGCGTCCCGGTCTGGACATTCTCGAACGGGCGGGCGGCCTCCACGCCTTCAACGGCTGGCAGCGGCCCATCCTGACCGACAGCGGCGGTTATCAGGTGTATTCGCTGTCGAACACGCGCAAGATCAAGGAAGAGGGCGTTACGTTTAAATCCCACATCGACGGTTCCAAACACATCTTCACGCCGGAAGGCGTCATGGACATCCAGCGGACCATCGGAGCCGACATCATCATGGCCTTCGACGAGTGTACGCCTTACCCCTGCGAATACGGCTATGCGCGCGAATCGATGGAAATGACCCACCGCTGGCTGCGCCGTTGCATCGATCGTTTCGACGGTACGCCGCCCAAATACGGCTATCAGCAAACCCTTTTTCCCATCGTGCAGGGCAGTACCTATAAAGATTTGCGCATCCAGTCGGCAGAATTCATCGCCAGCCAGGAGCGGGAGGGAAACGCCATCGGCGGCCTGGCCGTGGGCGAACCGGCCGAAGAAATGTACCGGACCATCGAAGTCGTCAATGCAATTCTGCCGTTGGATAAACCCCGTTATCTGATGGGCGTCGGCACGCCGGAAAACATTCTGGAAGGCATCGCACGGGGCGTGGATATGTTCGACTGCGTCATGCCGACCCGCAACGCCCGGCACGGCATTCTCTTTACTACACAGGGGATTATCAACATCAAAAACGAAAAGTGGAAGGACGATTTCAGCCCGATCGACCCCGGACTGGAAGGCTACGCCAGCAGCTTTTATACGAAGGCGTACGTGCGACACCTCTTCAAGGCCGAAGAATTACTTTCGGGGCAGGTAGCCAGTCTGCAGAACCTGACGTTCTACCTCTGGCTGGTGCGCCAGGCCAGGGAGCATATCCGCGCCGGAACCTTCGTAAACTGGAAAAATAGCCTTATTCCGACCCTCATGCAGCGGCTTTAA